Proteins from one Cryptomeria japonica chromosome 4, Sugi_1.0, whole genome shotgun sequence genomic window:
- the LOC131037777 gene encoding probable leucine-rich repeat receptor-like protein kinase At5g63930 has protein sequence MLMKLSATSSPSRRVIMFVPSATFCVFFYGVALLISSRCGLSQEAGILLQIKESLEGGGGTDFLADWSNSSASSDFCKWQGVKCISTSTSSNVISLALPSRNLSGHLSSMIGKLSRLEELDLSGNRLHGHVPPELGNCTRLQTLRLSNNFFSGVIPLTLVNCSLLTFLDLSSDNISGFIIPQLGELSNLSELLLYANNLSGAVPASLGKLASLQVLRVGLNSFTSFLPPEIGNCTKLTSIGFASCNLKGTIPWEIGKLQRLEMLNLYDNQLTGFIPSSIGNCRALQKFVIYKNNIQGPIPREFGLLRRLQFLWVYKNLLSGDLPAELGNMSMLQEIDASSNDLVGRLPEEVGGLKSLSFLSLAYNNLSGTVPASLGNLTSLKILDLGENRFSGTLPDGIGFLPNLTELYISRNILEGQLPAALGTFSDLEILDAYSNRLSGEYPPGLCRSKHLKTLNVYGNFLVGNITLLLNDCVPLIRVRLQNNQFTGHIPSDISKLSALYYLELSFNSIHGEIPAELGQLENLTYLILSGDNLTGAIPPQIGDLTNLGRLNLSNNKLSGNIPSQVRTLMNLEDLDLSRNSLDGSIPQNLGNIFSDLFILKLSSNNLSGNIPASLGDCSSLIELDLSRNQLEGPIPREIGKLVNLQTALDLSWNRLSGSLPPEIGNLVVLESLDVSYNQLSGQIPPAFSGLKLLSKFNFSFNRFTGRIPALKAFAGGATSSFDGNDALCGPPTPNSCLETRNSISNNKSEGTGSMVGIVIAGVAAITLVIIGRVVYKVLLREAEKSLAIAAKVLRLQEEGKSSLIREIEALKFVRHRNIVGFLGFVYGSSINMDVLLFEYMAKGSLGEALKSQNLGWKIRLNIALGVAQALKYLHHDCTPQIVHRDLKSANILLDDEYVAHVADFGLAKLIYSDGQSTSSSVYVGSHGYMAPECGYGVRSSPKQDVFSFGVVLLELVTGKAAVVDAEGGEEKAEVWLNGLL, from the exons ATGTTGATGAAGCTTTCAGCCACCAGTTCTCCCAGTCGGAGAGTTATTATGTTTGTGCCTTCTGCCACTTTTTGTGTGTTTTTCTATGGAGTGGCTTTGCTGATTAGTAGCCGATGTGGGCTTTCACAAGAAGCCGGCATACTCTTACAAATAAAAGAATCTCTGGAGGGTGGCGGAGGTACAGATTTTCTAGCAGACTGGTCCAACTCCTCGGCTTCATCTGATTTCTGTAAATGGCAAGGCGTCAAGTGCATCTCAACATCAACATCCAGTAACGTTATATCACTCGCTCTGCCCAGCCGGAACCTATCCGGTCATCTTTCTTCTATGATTGGGAAGCTCAGCCGGTTGGAGGAGCTCGACCTTTCCGGCAACAGACTACATGGACACGTTCCTCCTGAATTGGGGAACTGCACACGCCTTCAGACGCTCCGTCTCTCAAATAACTTTTTCAGTGGTGTTATCCCGTTGACTCTAGTCAACTGCAGCCTACTTACTTTCCTTGATCTGAGTTCAGATAATATATCTGGTTTTATTATTCCACAGCTGGGGGAGTTGTCAAATTTGTCCGAGCTTCTTTTATATGCTAACAATCTCTCTGGAGCAGTGCCTGCATCTCTTGGTAAGCTTGCAAGTCTTCAGGTTTTAAGAGTAGGCTTAAACAGCTTTACTAGTTTCTTACCACCTGAAATTGGCAACTGCACAAAGCTTACGTCTATAGGCTTTGCCTCCTGCAATCTGAAAGGCACAATCCCATGGGAAATTGGTAAATTACAAAGGCTGGAAATGCTAAATCTCTATGATAACCAACTGACTGGTTTTATCCCTTCAAGCATTGGGAATTGCAGGGCTCTGCAAAAGTTTGTTATTtataaaaacaacatacaaggtcCCATTCCAAGGGAGTTTGGTCTTCTCCGGCGCCTCCAATTTCTATGGGTGTACAAGAATCTTCTTTCAGGCGATCTTCCTGCTGAATTGGGCAACATGTCAATGCTTCAAGAGATAGACGCATCTTCCAACGATCTCGTTGGAAGATTGCCAGAGGAAGTCGGTGGGTTGAAAAGTTTGAGTTTTCTAAGCCTTGCCTATAATAATCTTTCTGGCACGGTTCCTGCATCCTTGGGAAATCTTACAAGCTTAAAAATATTAGATTTGGGAGAAAATCGATTCAGCGGCACATTGCCGGATGGAATTGGTTTCCTACCAAATCTTACAGAGCTGTACATCAGCAGAAACATATTGGAAGGTCAGTTGCCTGCAGCCCTGGGAACTTTCAGCGATCTGGAGATCTTGGATGCGTATTCCAATCGTCTAAGCGGAGAATATCCTCCTGGACTATGTAGGTCTAAGCATTTAAAAACTCTCAATGTTTATGGCAATTTTCTCGTAGGAAATATTACCTTGCTTTTGAACGATTGTGTTCCACTGATAAGAGTTAGGCTGCAAAATAACCAGTTCACGGGTCACATTCCTTCAGATATCTCGAAACTGTCAGCTCTGTATTACCTGGAGCTGTCCTTCAACAGCATTCATGGAGAAATACCTGCCGAGCTGGGTCAACTTGAGAACCTCACTTATCTTATTCTTTCAGGGGACAACTTAACTGGAGCTATTCCTCCTCAAATTGGGGATCTCACAAACCTGGGTAGGCTCAATTTGAGTAACAACAAGCTTAGCGGAAATATTCCTTCCCAAGTCAGAACTCTCATGAATTTAGAAGATTTGGATCTTAGTCGGAACTCACTTGACGGTTCTATTCCTCAAAACCTAGGCAACATTTTTTCCGACCTGTTCATCTTAAAGTTAAGCTCCAACAATTTGAGTGGAAATATCCCGGCATCTCTGGGAGATTGCTCGAGTTTGATAGAGTTAGACCTGTCTCGAAACCAACTTGAGGGACCGATTCCAAGGGAAATAGGAAAGCTAGTGAATCTGCAAACTGCGCTGGATCTCAGTTGGAACAGGCTATCTGGTTCTCTTCCACCGGAGATTGGAAATCTGGTGGTGCTTGAATCATTGGACGTCTCCTACAACCAACTATCTGGTCAGATTCCTCCTGCTTTCTCAGGCTTGAAACTTCTTTCCAAATTCAATTTTTCATTCAATCGATTCACGGGGCGAATTCCTGCTCTGAAAGCTTTCGCTGGGGGCGCCACAAGCTCCTTTGATGGTAACGATGCTCTGTGCGGCCCACCCACTCCCAATTCCTGCTTGGAAACCAGAAATAGTATTAGTAATAACAAGAGCGAGGGGACAGGCAGCATGGTTGGAATTGTTATTGCCGGGGTCGCTGCTATTACGCTTGTCATAATAGGACGTGT AGTGTACAAGGTTCTTCTGAGAGAAGCTGAGAAAAGCTTGGCAATTGCTGCAAAGGTCTTGAGATTGCAAGAGGAAGGGAAAAGTAGTTTGATACGCGAGATAGAAGCTCTCAAGTTCGTCCGCCACAGAAACATTGTAGGTTTTCTTGGGTTCGTGTATGGGAGCAGCATCAACATGGACGTTCTGCTCTTCGAATACATGGCAAAGGGTTCCTTAGGGGAAGCATTAAAATCACAAAACTTGGGGTGGAAGATTCGATTGAACATAGCTTTGGGAGTGGCCCAGGCTCTGAAATATTTACATCACGACTGCACACCTCAAATTGTACACCGCGACCTGAAATCGGCAAATATTTTGCTGGACGATGAGTACGTAGCACATGTGGCAGACTTCGGCCTTGCAAAATTGATCTATTCAGATGGCCAAAGCACTAGCTCCTCCGTTTATGTTGGCAGTCATGGCTATATGGCTCCAG AATGCGGTTATGGAGTTAGGTCTTCCCCGAAGCAAGATGTGTTCAGCTTTGGAGTTGTACTGTTGGAGCTTGTTACTGGCAAAGCAGCCGTCGTGGATGCGGAAGGAGGAGAGGAGAAAGCAGAGGTTTGGCTGAATGGGTTGCTATGA